The DNA window TAGTTAATCTGCTATGAGGCTTTTTCTTGCGTATGTTTTCGGATTACTCTTTCATCAGCTATCGGCACAGCATGCATCAGATAAGAATCAGATATTTCACAAAATAGATTCACAAATGATAGTGAATCCCGCAAAAACAAGAGATTTAATCAGTTTTGTTGAAATAAATTATAAAAATAGGGAGGTTCTAAATAAGTGTAACAGACTTTTTGCTCAGGCTTATTATTATGAAAACAATTATAATGAAGCACTTAAGAAAATAATTCAAACAAAAGATCAACAAAATGTTAGCGGAGTTGTTTCTTATCGGAATATTTTATATTCAGCAGGTATAAAGAAAGTAGATTTCGGCACAGATTATAATCAGAATTCTGTGTTTAAGCTTAACGAAGAAATTTTAAAAGCAAATGAATTAATCTTACTGGGACGAAAAGAAAAAGCAATTAAAATAATTTTAAATATTCTCCCAAAAATCACGAATAAAAGTTTATATAATTATAGGGATAGTTTTAGTTTTGTCTTAATCAATTTGAGTGAAGATGATTGGATAACTAAATCTCCTGAATTCCGTATTCCCGTTTTAAAAATTTTATCTTATTATCCGGATGATATGGGATTTGATATTTTAAAAAAGAAATTATTTCCTGCAAATATTTCTGATGTCTGGTTAACAAAAGCCAAGAAAGAGATAAATAATACCACTAATTTCCAACTGAGAGCTATTTACTACAATTTTTTACTAGATTATTATCTTAGTAAAAAAGATGTTTCAAATTATATTTTAATATCAAATCAAAGAGATGAACAAATCAGGGAAAAAAATAAAGCAATAACGCAGGCTCGCTCTCAATGGATTTATTTGACTGAAACTAAGCACTACGATGAATATATTTTTGCAAAGAAAAGAGGAATTATTATATTGATAAGTATAATTCTTTTGTCATGTATTGTATTAATTTTATTGGTTGTCAAAATACGACATGAAAAACTAAGGGGTAAAACGTATCTGTTACTTTCAGATAAGTTAAAAAATTTGGTAAAAAAAAAGACACCTCAGGTCATTTCAGAAAACGTAAAACTTACTCTTTTAGAGAGGCTAGAAAAATTGGAATCAACGAATTTTTTTTTGGATCCAAACATTTCTATCCAATCATTGGCTAATAAACTTGATTCCAATTCAAAATATATTTCTGAAATCATCAATACTTACAAAAAGAAAAATTTTACAACTTACATTAATGAGATGAGAATCGAGTATATCAAGCAGAAACTCAATAATGAATTGGTTTATCGAAGTTATAAAATAAAATATCTAGCAGAAGAGAGCGGATTTTCATCTCACAGTGTTTTTTCCTCTGTGTTCAAAAGTATCGAAGGTATTTCTCCGGTGCAGTACATTCAACTTTTAAAATAATTA is part of the Chryseobacterium paludis genome and encodes:
- a CDS encoding helix-turn-helix domain-containing protein, which translates into the protein MRLFLAYVFGLLFHQLSAQHASDKNQIFHKIDSQMIVNPAKTRDLISFVEINYKNREVLNKCNRLFAQAYYYENNYNEALKKIIQTKDQQNVSGVVSYRNILYSAGIKKVDFGTDYNQNSVFKLNEEILKANELILLGRKEKAIKIILNILPKITNKSLYNYRDSFSFVLINLSEDDWITKSPEFRIPVLKILSYYPDDMGFDILKKKLFPANISDVWLTKAKKEINNTTNFQLRAIYYNFLLDYYLSKKDVSNYILISNQRDEQIREKNKAITQARSQWIYLTETKHYDEYIFAKKRGIIILISIILLSCIVLILLVVKIRHEKLRGKTYLLLSDKLKNLVKKKTPQVISENVKLTLLERLEKLESTNFFLDPNISIQSLANKLDSNSKYISEIINTYKKKNFTTYINEMRIEYIKQKLNNELVYRSYKIKYLAEESGFSSHSVFSSVFKSIEGISPVQYIQLLK